A genomic window from Wolbachia pipientis includes:
- a CDS encoding heme lyase CcmF/NrfE family subunit, protein MPELGNILLLLACLLSLTYLFLPLSSCRFITTAIFFCVSTSMAILIYCHITNDFSLENVYYHSHTTKPLIYKICGVWGNKEGSMLLWTLVLTFYLFLMGIFTDNDSKLKKISLITHGLICFCFLLFTLLESNPFTKMPGIETDGLGFNPILQDIGLAIHPPILYLGYLGFSVPFSLSIAGLIANTEGNVWAKIVRPWVLISWSLLTLGISLGSWWAYRELGWGGFWFWDPVENVSLMPWLIAVALTHLLLVVRNFNTLRNFAILLTLTTFILSVTGTFLVRSGILTSVHTFADDSRYGLYILALLGVITVSSLVIFVVFTRKNHTSFQYSTLESEKKSATQVTEGRRFFSRLTMMLMNNLLFITAFFIVFVGTLYPTVLEYLTGELISVGAPYYNSLLNPIALTILVLTIIGQYCRWQGNSLLPIFHEYRFSFCSAAAILPFIFHMELIIVLSITISIALLIFVLEAYSKRIRLFKSESILLARRVSKSYYAMMLAHAGVAILVLGIAYSVGWQEKKENYLKIGDSITVNKFKVTLQNIELIKEKNFHAVRGTMDIRNLLNNKILGEVTPEYRFYLAEGQKNVESSIYHNLLSDIYVVIGEIDKSKSKIAAKVHYKPGMSIIWLGSFLIAFGSLLAAFPLLRRFS, encoded by the coding sequence ATGCCTGAACTTGGGAATATATTGCTACTGCTAGCCTGCTTATTGTCTTTGACATATTTGTTTTTACCGCTTAGTTCTTGTCGGTTTATTACCACTGCCATATTTTTTTGTGTATCAACATCAATGGCTATTTTGATCTACTGCCACATTACAAATGATTTCTCACTCGAAAACGTATATTACCACTCACACACAACAAAACCTTTGATCTATAAGATTTGTGGTGTTTGGGGAAATAAAGAAGGGTCTATGTTGCTTTGGACCTTAGTGCTTACCTTTTACCTATTTCTGATGGGTATTTTTACTGATAACGACAGTAAATTAAAAAAAATCTCTCTAATCACTCATGGGCTGATTTGCTTTTGTTTTTTACTGTTCACTTTACTTGAATCAAACCCCTTCACTAAAATGCCAGGCATTGAAACAGATGGATTGGGTTTTAATCCGATATTGCAAGATATAGGTCTTGCTATTCACCCACCAATATTATATTTGGGGTACCTTGGATTTAGCGTTCCTTTTTCGCTCTCTATAGCTGGATTAATTGCAAATACTGAAGGAAATGTTTGGGCTAAAATTGTCAGGCCTTGGGTACTTATTTCTTGGTCGCTGCTCACTTTGGGCATCAGCTTGGGTAGCTGGTGGGCATATCGCGAACTTGGGTGGGGTGGATTTTGGTTTTGGGATCCAGTGGAAAACGTTTCTTTGATGCCGTGGCTAATTGCAGTGGCGCTGACACATTTGTTGCTCGTTGTACGAAATTTCAATACTTTAAGGAATTTCGCTATTTTACTTACGCTTACAACTTTTATATTGAGTGTAACTGGAACATTTCTAGTCCGCTCAGGAATACTCACCTCAGTGCACACGTTTGCAGATGACTCAAGGTATGGACTATATATATTAGCTCTACTTGGTGTAATTACAGTCAGTAGCTTAGTAATATTTGTAGTGTTTACGAGAAAGAATCACACATCTTTCCAGTACTCGACATTGGAATCTGAAAAGAAATCTGCTACTCAAGTGACAGAGGGTAGAAGATTCTTTTCACGCCTTACGATGATGCTGATGAACAATTTATTATTCATCACTGCCTTTTTCATCGTGTTCGTTGGCACTTTATACCCTACAGTGCTTGAGTATTTAACCGGTGAATTAATTTCAGTTGGAGCACCATATTACAATTCTTTACTTAATCCTATTGCACTCACTATTCTAGTGCTCACCATAATCGGGCAATACTGCCGTTGGCAGGGAAATAGTCTATTGCCAATATTCCACGAATATAGATTTTCATTCTGCAGTGCTGCAGCTATTTTGCCGTTTATCTTTCACATGGAGCTAATAATTGTGCTATCAATTACTATCTCCATAGCATTATTAATCTTTGTTTTAGAAGCATACAGTAAAAGAATTCGTTTATTTAAGAGCGAATCAATTTTATTAGCAAGAAGAGTTTCTAAATCCTACTATGCAATGATGCTTGCTCATGCTGGAGTGGCAATTCTAGTGCTTGGTATAGCTTATTCAGTTGGTTGGCAGGAGAAAAAAGAAAATTACTTAAAAATAGGGGATAGCATAACAGTCAATAAATTTAAAGTTACTTTGCAAAATATTGAGCTAATAAAAGAAAAAAATTTCCATGCAGTGAGAGGTACAATGGATATCAGGAATTTGCTGAATAACAAGATATTGGGTGAAGTAACTCCTGAATATAGATTTTACCTTGCGGAAGGTCAGAAAAATGTTGAAAGCAGTATCTACCACAATTTGCTTTCTGATATTTATGTTGTAATTGGAGAGATTGATAAGAGTAAGAGCAAAATTGCAGCTAAAGTGCACTATAAACCTGGAATGTCTATAATCTGGCTTGGATCCTTTCTCATCGCTTTTGGTTCGCTCCTTGCCGCTTTTCCTTTATTGAGAAGATTTTCATAG